Proteins found in one Myxococcota bacterium genomic segment:
- the murJ gene encoding murein biosynthesis integral membrane protein MurJ, protein MAGTGDGSGGTARRIGWIALALSASVALSRLLGFVREAVLARVLGVSAEADAYYAAFMLPDLLNYFLAGGALSLAFIPLYTQLREREGQAVAQLFFANVLGVSAGLATLATVVLFLAAEALVALQFPRFGPEQTALTVRLTRILLPAQIFFIAGGVIKGALMSHDRFVAQSLAPLVYNAAIIVGGVFFGAQFGAEGFAWGALVGAVLGPFGLAIWEARRVPVLSLGLRFALRDPALHRYLKMALPLMLGVTLLTVDEWYDKWFGGLLVTGSVAALSLARRLMLLPVAVVGQAIATAAMPALSRLHAEGRHTELDALLLGTLRAGVTLACLGGAATFALAEPLVAFVYEGGAFDAAAAKRVTLLLQVFALGVPAWIAQQIGVRGFYARGDTWRPMWLGTAIAVAAAGLYYGLGQRFGAVGLAWAGVLGISANALAMLGLLRRVHGGPPLGPFFASAARALGVATLAGAVTAWIPPLGGEGTLGALMQGAAGGAVFAAVALPALWAVGDDAQREALAGIGRRLGRRRG, encoded by the coding sequence ATGGCGGGAACGGGGGACGGGAGCGGCGGCACGGCGCGGCGGATCGGTTGGATCGCGCTGGCGCTCTCGGCGAGCGTCGCGCTCTCGCGATTGCTGGGGTTCGTGCGCGAGGCCGTGCTCGCGCGGGTGCTGGGCGTCAGCGCCGAGGCCGACGCCTACTACGCCGCCTTCATGCTCCCCGACCTGCTGAACTACTTCCTGGCAGGCGGCGCCCTCTCGCTGGCCTTCATCCCACTCTACACCCAGCTCCGTGAACGCGAGGGGCAGGCGGTCGCTCAGCTCTTCTTCGCGAACGTGCTCGGGGTCTCCGCGGGGCTCGCCACGCTCGCCACGGTGGTGCTCTTTCTCGCGGCGGAGGCGCTGGTCGCCCTGCAGTTTCCGCGCTTCGGGCCCGAGCAGACCGCGCTCACCGTGCGGCTCACGCGCATCCTGCTGCCCGCCCAGATCTTCTTCATCGCCGGCGGCGTGATCAAAGGGGCGCTCATGTCCCACGATCGCTTCGTCGCCCAGTCGCTCGCGCCCCTCGTCTACAACGCCGCGATCATCGTGGGCGGCGTCTTCTTCGGCGCCCAGTTCGGTGCGGAGGGGTTCGCCTGGGGGGCGCTCGTCGGCGCCGTCCTCGGCCCGTTCGGGCTCGCGATCTGGGAGGCGCGGCGCGTCCCGGTGCTCTCACTCGGACTGCGTTTCGCTCTGCGTGACCCCGCACTGCATCGCTATCTAAAGATGGCCTTGCCGCTGATGTTGGGCGTGACCCTGCTGACCGTCGACGAGTGGTACGACAAGTGGTTCGGCGGTCTGCTGGTGACCGGCAGCGTGGCGGCGCTGTCGCTGGCGCGGCGCTTGATGCTCCTGCCCGTGGCCGTCGTGGGGCAGGCGATCGCGACCGCCGCGATGCCCGCGCTGTCGCGACTGCACGCAGAAGGCCGGCACACCGAACTCGACGCGCTCTTGCTGGGCACGCTGCGCGCCGGCGTGACCCTCGCGTGCCTCGGCGGTGCCGCCACCTTCGCGCTCGCCGAGCCGCTCGTCGCCTTCGTCTACGAGGGCGGTGCCTTCGATGCGGCCGCGGCGAAGCGGGTGACCCTGCTCCTCCAGGTCTTCGCCCTGGGCGTGCCCGCCTGGATCGCCCAGCAGATCGGGGTGCGCGGCTTCTACGCCCGCGGCGACACCTGGCGCCCCATGTGGCTCGGGACGGCGATCGCGGTGGCGGCGGCGGGTCTCTACTACGGCCTGGGCCAGCGCTTCGGCGCGGTGGGGCTCGCGTGGGCCGGCGTGCTCGGGATCAGCGCCAACGCCCTCGCGATGCTGGGTCTCTTGCGACGCGTGCACGGCGGCCCGCCGCTCGGTCCCTTCTTCGCCAGCGCGGCGCGAGCCCTCGGGGTGGCCACGTTGGCCGGTGCGGTGACGGCCTGGATTCCGCCGCTGGGCGGCGAGGGCACCCTGGGCGCGCTGATGCAGGGCGCTGCCGGGGGTGCGGTCTTCGCCGCCGTGGCGCTCCCGGCGCTCTGGGCGGTCGGCGATGACGCGCAGCGGGAAGCGCTCGCCGGGATCGGACGCCGGCTGGGCCGGAGGCGCGGGTGA